One region of Azoarcus sp. CIB genomic DNA includes:
- a CDS encoding sigma 54-interacting transcriptional regulator, translating into MRMSPSTTGAAKTTQDGAHLLVVDDDADLLRLLSMRLRASGYRVSTAESAEAALACLAVERFGLVLSDVRLPDRDGLVLFEEIRQTWPALPVILLTAHGTIPDAVEATSRGVFGYLTKPFDSKALLGKIAQALQIGGTPHACEEGTAATGWRDAIISHSSRMATVLDEAQLVAASDASVLIRGDSGTGKELLARAIHDASPRAAHPFIAINCGAIPEQLLESELFGHVKGAFTGAASSHTGLFQAANGGTVFLDEIGDMPLALQVKLLRVLQERAVRPVGASRAQDIDVRILSATHRDLEAALVAGTFREDLFYRLNVVSLNLPTLDERREDIPLLANHFLRGLARKYQKRLRGFAPEALEALTTAAWPGNIRQLQNVVEQACALATTPLIPLALVDRALRGPSLEALSYAEAKMRFERNYLIQLLKLTDGNVSDAARLADRNRTEFYRLLQRHSLTPSLFRGDSADVARERQHEFN; encoded by the coding sequence ATGAGGATGAGCCCTTCCACGACAGGCGCGGCGAAGACGACGCAGGACGGCGCCCACCTGCTGGTCGTCGACGACGATGCCGATCTGCTGCGGCTGCTGTCGATGCGCCTGCGCGCGAGCGGTTATCGCGTCAGCACGGCCGAAAGCGCCGAGGCCGCGCTGGCCTGCCTGGCCGTCGAACGCTTTGGTCTGGTGTTGAGCGACGTGCGCCTGCCCGATCGCGACGGGCTGGTGCTGTTCGAGGAGATCCGCCAGACCTGGCCGGCGCTGCCGGTGATCTTGCTGACCGCCCACGGCACGATCCCGGATGCAGTGGAGGCAACCTCGCGCGGCGTGTTCGGTTATCTGACCAAACCGTTCGACAGCAAGGCCCTGCTCGGCAAGATCGCGCAGGCGCTGCAGATCGGCGGCACGCCCCACGCTTGCGAGGAGGGCACGGCGGCCACGGGCTGGCGCGACGCGATCATCAGCCACAGCAGCCGCATGGCGACGGTGCTGGATGAGGCCCAGCTCGTGGCCGCTTCGGACGCGAGCGTGCTGATACGCGGCGACAGCGGCACCGGCAAGGAGCTGTTGGCGCGCGCGATCCACGACGCCAGCCCGCGCGCGGCCCATCCCTTCATCGCGATCAACTGCGGTGCGATTCCCGAACAATTGCTCGAATCCGAACTCTTCGGCCATGTGAAGGGCGCCTTCACCGGTGCAGCAAGCTCGCACACGGGCCTGTTCCAAGCCGCGAATGGCGGCACGGTGTTCCTCGACGAGATCGGCGACATGCCGCTCGCGTTGCAGGTGAAGCTGCTGCGGGTACTGCAGGAGCGCGCGGTGCGGCCGGTCGGCGCGAGTCGCGCGCAGGATATCGACGTGCGCATCCTGTCGGCGACCCACCGCGACCTCGAAGCGGCGCTGGTCGCCGGCACCTTCCGCGAAGACCTGTTCTATCGCCTGAACGTCGTCAGCCTGAACCTGCCGACGCTGGATGAACGGCGCGAGGACATCCCGCTGCTGGCGAACCACTTCCTGCGGGGTCTCGCGCGAAAGTACCAGAAGCGGTTGCGCGGCTTCGCGCCGGAGGCGCTCGAGGCGCTGACCACCGCGGCGTGGCCGGGCAACATCCGCCAGCTGCAGAACGTCGTGGAACAGGCCTGCGCACTCGCGACGACGCCGTTGATCCCTCTTGCACTGGTCGACCGCGCGCTGCGCGGGCCGAGCCTGGAGGCATTGAGCTACGCCGAAGCGAAAATGCGCTTCGAGCGCAACTACCTGATCCAGCTGCTGAAGCTCACGGATGGCAACGTGTCCGAC
- a CDS encoding HAMP domain-containing sensor histidine kinase gives MSRLSFSHSLLASFLLVAAILGATALGGLITLEEFATRHRESVGDALKYSSAVQQLGERSVDMERSARQFLVLKDPLLRERFEQARGESLVALQTIAALRAPSVSALVEEWRAAADAAGATLAEGGPAESATVALSRMPPLNEQLAGEVQAQLGHQSQALLEQLDANRGRLAWHVLAAIIAASTFAALTGWWLLRPINRLEAAIEALGESRFDEQVAIPGPADLRRVGRRLDWLRLRLADFEANRSRVLRHVSHELKTPLASVREGIALLEDGVVGELSGEQREVVAILQHNTHALQERIEDLLGYNAAVFYARNLRRRPVMLRALAESVIAEQQLPIQTRNLKVALHGDPPPFSADPDKLRIVLANLLANAVSFSPRDGEIRVTLSTHPGWVRIDCLDQGPGAAAEEAERIFDPFFQGSRQPEEPRHGSGLGLSIVREFVVAHGGRVGLQPSARGAYFRIELPNES, from the coding sequence ATGTCGCGCCTTTCCTTCAGTCATTCGCTGCTTGCCAGCTTCCTGCTCGTTGCGGCGATCCTGGGCGCCACCGCGCTGGGGGGACTGATCACGCTGGAGGAATTCGCAACACGGCACCGCGAAAGCGTCGGCGATGCGCTGAAGTACTCCAGCGCGGTGCAGCAGTTGGGTGAACGCAGTGTCGACATGGAGCGTAGCGCGCGCCAGTTTCTCGTGCTCAAGGATCCGCTGCTGCGCGAGCGCTTCGAGCAGGCGCGGGGCGAGTCGCTGGTGGCGCTGCAGACGATTGCCGCGCTGCGTGCGCCGAGCGTGAGTGCGCTGGTCGAGGAGTGGCGTGCCGCAGCCGACGCGGCCGGAGCGACCCTTGCAGAGGGCGGTCCGGCGGAATCGGCCACCGTCGCGTTGAGCCGGATGCCGCCGCTGAACGAGCAGCTCGCCGGCGAGGTACAGGCGCAGCTCGGCCACCAGAGCCAGGCCTTGCTTGAACAGCTCGACGCGAACCGCGGGCGGCTGGCTTGGCATGTGCTGGCCGCGATCATCGCTGCCAGCACCTTCGCGGCGCTCACGGGCTGGTGGCTGCTGCGCCCGATCAACCGCCTCGAGGCCGCGATTGAGGCGCTGGGCGAGAGCCGCTTCGACGAGCAGGTGGCGATCCCCGGCCCGGCCGACCTGCGCCGCGTCGGCCGCCGTCTGGACTGGTTGCGCCTGCGGCTGGCGGATTTCGAGGCGAACCGCAGCCGCGTGCTGCGTCATGTATCGCATGAGCTGAAGACGCCGCTCGCCTCGGTGCGCGAAGGGATTGCGCTGCTGGAAGACGGTGTGGTCGGAGAGTTGAGCGGCGAACAGCGCGAGGTGGTTGCGATCCTGCAACACAACACGCATGCGCTGCAGGAGCGCATCGAGGATCTGCTCGGTTACAACGCCGCGGTGTTTTACGCCCGCAACCTGCGCCGGCGCCCGGTGATGCTGCGCGCGCTGGCCGAATCGGTGATCGCCGAACAGCAGCTGCCGATCCAGACCCGCAATCTGAAGGTCGCGCTGCACGGCGATCCGCCACCGTTCAGTGCGGACCCCGACAAATTGCGCATCGTGCTGGCGAACCTGCTCGCGAACGCGGTGTCCTTCAGCCCGCGCGACGGCGAGATCCGCGTGACGCTGAGCACGCACCCGGGCTGGGTGCGTATCGACTGCCTCGACCAGGGGCCGGGCGCCGCCGCAGAGGAGGCCGAACGCATCTTCGACCCATTCTTCCAGGGCTCCCGGCAGCCGGAAGAACCGCGCCACGGCAGCGGACTCGGCCTGTCGATCGTGCGCGAGTTCGTCGTTGCCCACGGCGGGCGCGTCGGGCTGCAACCGTCGGCAAGAGGCGCCTATTTCAGGATCGAACTTCCCAATGAGAGCTGA
- a CDS encoding polymer-forming cytoskeletal protein: MFNKPALFPKVPDTPASRSNNGTMRSPSGSLTTGAASSGASLSRSSTELPASSSDSSPAADDKALASASLAAAAIDDTPQDTGSRLIVGPDVKLKGAEILDCDTLVVEGRVEATMDSRVIRIAENGSFAGTVGIDVAEVRGRFEGELTARSQLIIHSTGRVSGKIRYGKILIEEGGEISGDVQSLATAKDARDTGRETVRAVGRDEPNVKVAVGA; encoded by the coding sequence ATGTTCAACAAACCCGCCCTGTTCCCCAAGGTTCCAGATACCCCGGCTTCGCGCAGCAACAACGGCACAATGCGGTCTCCGTCGGGCAGTCTGACCACGGGGGCGGCGTCCTCTGGCGCAAGCCTGTCGCGCAGTTCTACGGAACTGCCGGCATCGTCCAGCGACTCCTCTCCGGCCGCTGACGACAAGGCGCTTGCGTCCGCGAGCCTCGCAGCCGCCGCGATCGACGACACACCCCAGGACACCGGCAGCCGCCTGATCGTCGGGCCCGACGTCAAGCTGAAGGGCGCCGAGATCCTCGATTGCGACACCCTGGTCGTCGAAGGTCGTGTCGAGGCGACGATGGATAGCCGCGTGATCCGCATCGCCGAAAACGGCTCGTTCGCCGGCACCGTCGGCATCGACGTCGCGGAAGTGCGCGGCCGTTTCGAAGGCGAGCTGACCGCCCGCAGCCAGCTGATCATCCACTCGACCGGCCGGGTCAGCGGCAAGATCCGCTACGGCAAGATCCTGATTGAGGAAGGCGGCGAGATTTCCGGTGACGTTCAGTCGCTGGCCACTGCCAAGGACGCCAGGGATACCGGACGTGAAACCGTTCGCGCGGTCGGGCGCGACGAGCCCAACGTGAAGGTCGCCGTCGGCGCCTGA
- a CDS encoding PilZ domain-containing protein translates to MEHRLFRRRSISISFRVYDAETGKFIGRIGDISKGGLLVYGPSKLLTGQLYRLRIDLPDDHGKGRSVLLPAKAMWSGYDTNPEFCSTGFRLFELDRPENEAALKSMLSRFTVGFEDEDGDS, encoded by the coding sequence ATGGAACACCGACTGTTTCGCCGCCGCTCGATCTCGATTTCGTTTCGCGTGTATGACGCGGAAACGGGCAAATTCATCGGGCGCATCGGCGACATCAGCAAGGGCGGCCTGCTCGTGTACGGCCCCAGCAAACTGCTGACGGGCCAACTGTACCGCCTGCGCATCGACCTGCCCGACGATCACGGCAAAGGCCGCAGCGTCCTATTGCCGGCCAAGGCGATGTGGTCGGGCTACGATACCAACCCGGAATTTTGCAGCACGGGTTTCCGCCTGTTCGAGCTGGACCGCCCGGAGAACGAGGCGGCACTGAAGTCGATGCTGTCGCGCTTCACCGTCGGCTTCGAAGACGAAGACGGCGACAGTTGA
- a CDS encoding lytic transglycosylase domain-containing protein, with protein sequence MTRTLRTLLRAALTAALAFSGGASAGNQIYEPMAASVRAALHAAVSDAGAPELLIADAGERTRWLGEMSRRLEKRIPDRAYREDLLTSVHYEATRAGLDPQLVLGLIQVESGFRKYAVSSAGARGYMQVMPFWIKTIGGAEDNLFHLRTNLRYGCTILRHYVDVEKGDLFRALGRYNGSLGRAEYPNMVRAAWERHWSYQPLTLAVTEARGQAN encoded by the coding sequence ATGACACGCACGCTCCGCACGCTGCTGCGCGCCGCGCTGACAGCCGCTTTGGCGTTCAGCGGCGGTGCGTCGGCCGGCAACCAGATCTACGAGCCGATGGCGGCGAGCGTACGGGCCGCGCTGCATGCGGCGGTGAGCGATGCCGGGGCGCCGGAGCTGCTGATCGCCGATGCGGGCGAGCGTACGCGCTGGCTGGGCGAAATGTCGCGCCGCCTGGAGAAGCGCATCCCGGACCGCGCCTATCGCGAGGACCTGCTGACTTCGGTGCATTACGAGGCGACCCGAGCGGGGCTCGACCCGCAGCTCGTCCTCGGCCTGATCCAGGTCGAGAGCGGTTTCCGCAAGTACGCGGTGTCGAGCGCCGGCGCACGCGGCTACATGCAGGTGATGCCGTTCTGGATCAAGACGATAGGCGGGGCCGAAGACAACCTTTTTCACCTGCGCACGAACCTGCGTTACGGCTGCACGATCCTGCGCCACTACGTCGACGTCGAGAAAGGCGACCTGTTCCGGGCGCTAGGGCGCTACAACGGGAGCCTTGGCCGCGCCGAGTATCCGAACATGGTGCGCGCGGCGTGGGAGCGCCACTGGAGCTATCAGCCACTGACGCTCGCCGTGACGGAGGCACGCGGCCAGGCGAACTGA
- a CDS encoding proline--tRNA ligase, producing the protein MRASQYFISTLKEAPADAEVVSQKLMLRAGFIRKVAAGIYSYLPIGLRVIRKVEEIVREEMNRAGALELMMPMVQPSELWAETGRWEKMGEEMLRFKDRHERDFALQPTSEEVVTDIARQELKSYRQLPKNFYQIQTKFRDERRPRFGVMRGREFTMKDAYSFDRNMDAAGRSYDAMFAAYCRIFDRLGLTYRAVAADTGAIGGDRSHEFQVIADTGEDAIVYCPDSDYAANIELAEALPLLASRAAPTHGLEKTPTPGAATCADVAKLLGLPLATTVKSLVLATDDVDDKGQPAGVTVWLLLVRGDHGLNEVKASKVEGLKAGFRFATEAEIHEHFGCKPGYLGPIGMKKPVKVVADRTVANMSDFICGANDEDYHYTGANWGRDLPEPDLVADLRNVVEGDPSPDGKGRLAIQRGIEVGHVFYLGTKYSKAMNATFLDEDGKPKHFEMGCYGIGVTRILGAAIEQNNDARGIIWPDALAPFRIVVCPVGWGKSEGVRTEALKLYEGLLAAGVDAILDDRDERPGVMFADWELIGVPHRVVIGERGLKEGMAEYQGRRETEATKVAIGDLAGFVAAKLRGQ; encoded by the coding sequence ATGCGTGCCAGCCAGTATTTCATCTCCACCCTCAAGGAAGCTCCCGCCGACGCCGAGGTCGTCAGCCAGAAGCTGATGCTGCGTGCGGGCTTCATCCGCAAGGTTGCCGCCGGCATCTACAGCTACCTGCCGATCGGCCTGCGCGTGATCCGCAAGGTCGAGGAGATCGTGCGCGAGGAGATGAACCGCGCCGGTGCCCTCGAACTGATGATGCCGATGGTGCAACCCTCCGAGCTGTGGGCCGAGACCGGCCGCTGGGAGAAGATGGGCGAGGAGATGCTGCGCTTCAAGGATCGTCACGAGCGCGACTTCGCGCTGCAGCCGACCTCCGAGGAGGTGGTGACCGACATCGCGCGCCAGGAGCTGAAGAGCTACCGCCAGCTGCCGAAGAATTTCTACCAGATCCAGACCAAGTTCCGCGACGAGCGACGTCCGCGCTTCGGCGTGATGCGCGGACGCGAGTTCACGATGAAGGACGCGTACTCCTTCGACCGCAACATGGACGCCGCGGGCCGCAGCTACGACGCGATGTTCGCGGCGTACTGCCGCATCTTCGACCGCCTGGGCCTGACCTACCGTGCCGTCGCGGCCGACACCGGCGCGATCGGCGGCGACCGCTCGCACGAGTTTCAGGTGATCGCGGACACCGGCGAGGACGCGATCGTCTATTGCCCGGATTCGGACTACGCCGCGAACATCGAGCTGGCCGAGGCGCTGCCGCTGCTGGCGTCGCGCGCGGCGCCGACGCACGGGCTGGAGAAGACGCCGACCCCGGGCGCGGCGACCTGCGCGGACGTCGCGAAGCTGCTCGGCCTGCCGCTCGCGACGACGGTGAAATCGCTGGTGCTCGCGACCGACGACGTCGATGACAAGGGCCAGCCTGCCGGCGTGACGGTGTGGCTGCTGCTGGTACGCGGCGACCACGGGCTGAACGAGGTCAAGGCGAGCAAGGTCGAGGGCCTCAAGGCAGGCTTCCGCTTCGCGACCGAGGCCGAGATCCACGAGCATTTCGGCTGCAAGCCGGGTTACCTCGGGCCGATCGGCATGAAGAAGCCGGTGAAGGTGGTCGCCGACCGCACGGTGGCGAACATGTCCGACTTCATCTGCGGCGCCAATGATGAGGACTACCACTACACCGGCGCGAACTGGGGCCGCGACCTGCCCGAACCCGACCTCGTTGCCGACCTGCGCAACGTGGTCGAGGGCGACCCGAGCCCGGACGGCAAGGGGCGCCTCGCGATCCAGCGCGGCATCGAGGTGGGCCACGTGTTCTACCTCGGCACGAAGTACTCAAAGGCGATGAACGCGACCTTCCTCGACGAGGACGGCAAGCCCAAGCATTTCGAAATGGGCTGCTACGGCATCGGCGTGACGCGCATCCTGGGCGCTGCGATCGAGCAGAACAACGACGCGCGCGGCATCATCTGGCCGGACGCGCTCGCGCCCTTCCGCATCGTGGTGTGCCCGGTGGGCTGGGGCAAGTCGGAAGGGGTGCGCACGGAGGCATTGAAGCTCTACGAAGGGCTGCTTGCCGCGGGCGTGGATGCGATCCTCGACGACCGCGACGAGCGCCCGGGCGTGATGTTCGCCGACTGGGAGCTGATCGGCGTGCCGCATCGCGTGGTGATCGGCGAACGCGGGCTAAAGGAAGGCATGGCCGAATACCAGGGCCGGCGCGAGACGGAGGCGACCAAGGTGGCGATCGGCGATCTTGCCGGTTTCGTCGCGGCGAAGCTGCGGGGCCAATGA
- a CDS encoding RNA pyrophosphohydrolase, producing the protein MLDREGYRPNVGIVLVNARNEVFWGKRIREHSWQFPQGGIKHGESPEQAMFRELFEEVGLRPEHVKILGRTRGWLRYDVPKHWIKREWRNTYRGQKQIWFLLRLVGRDSDVCLRASNHPEFDAWRWSEYWVPLEAVIEFKRQVYQHALLELAKNLFRVRPGDLPEAYRAAAEAREP; encoded by the coding sequence ATGCTCGACCGTGAAGGCTATCGCCCGAACGTCGGCATCGTTCTGGTCAACGCGCGCAACGAGGTGTTCTGGGGCAAACGGATTCGCGAACATTCCTGGCAGTTCCCGCAGGGGGGCATCAAGCACGGGGAATCTCCCGAGCAGGCGATGTTTCGGGAACTCTTCGAAGAAGTGGGTCTGCGCCCCGAGCATGTGAAGATTCTTGGCCGCACGCGCGGCTGGTTGAGGTATGACGTTCCGAAACACTGGATAAAGAGGGAATGGCGCAACACCTACCGCGGTCAGAAACAGATCTGGTTTCTCCTGCGGCTGGTCGGCCGTGATTCCGACGTCTGCCTGCGAGCCAGCAATCATCCGGAGTTCGATGCCTGGCGCTGGAGCGAGTATTGGGTGCCGCTGGAAGCTGTCATAGAGTTCAAGCGGCAGGTGTATCAGCACGCACTGTTGGAGTTGGCGAAAAACCTGTTCCGGGTCCGTCCCGGAGACCTGCCTGAAGCCTACCGGGCCGCCGCGGAAGCGCGCGAGCCCTGA
- a CDS encoding CBS domain-containing protein, which translates to MNREFEPLPQARLAGLHCEVARTDESRRVSASSPAVEVMTDFTRVPAATISGETPLDDANRAMLLRGVRLLLVSDARHLVRGVITVADLLGERPVHTARDRGVPLGELTVDCVMTPLEKTEAVELGEIMRADVGHIVATLRRSGRQHLLVLEREEGGRGLIRGIFSASQIARQLGEPQPMITEIARTFAEIEAAIAA; encoded by the coding sequence ATGAACCGGGAATTCGAACCGCTTCCGCAAGCCCGGCTGGCAGGCTTGCACTGCGAAGTCGCCAGAACCGATGAAAGCCGCAGGGTGTCCGCGTCGTCTCCCGCGGTCGAAGTCATGACCGACTTCACTCGAGTGCCCGCTGCGACCATATCCGGCGAAACGCCGCTCGACGACGCCAACCGCGCGATGCTCCTGCGCGGTGTCCGGCTCCTCCTCGTGAGCGATGCGCGCCACCTCGTGCGCGGCGTCATCACCGTCGCCGACCTGCTCGGCGAACGCCCCGTCCATACCGCGCGCGACCGCGGCGTGCCGCTCGGCGAGCTGACCGTCGACTGCGTGATGACGCCGCTCGAGAAGACCGAGGCCGTCGAACTCGGCGAGATCATGCGTGCCGACGTGGGCCACATCGTCGCCACGCTGCGGCGTTCCGGCCGTCAGCATCTGTTGGTACTGGAGCGCGAAGAGGGCGGTCGTGGGCTCATCCGCGGCATCTTCTCGGCGTCGCAGATCGCACGCCAGCTCGGCGAACCGCAGCCGATGATCACCGAGATCGCGCGCACCTTCGCCGAGATCGAGGCCGCCATCGCGGCCTGA
- a CDS encoding DUF3501 family protein produces the protein MMIEFAAEDQRRLWLARLIGVERRVWVRVGGGEPIFAIADEDLERDNGEKTSAVHFLRFELPPAQIRALHAGAALAIGVDHPALAAVVEPVPDAIWQSLCGDLRA, from the coding sequence ATGATGATTGAGTTCGCCGCGGAGGATCAGCGGCGGCTCTGGCTCGCGCGCCTGATCGGGGTCGAGCGTCGTGTCTGGGTGCGCGTCGGCGGTGGCGAACCGATCTTCGCGATTGCGGACGAGGACCTGGAACGCGACAATGGCGAGAAGACGTCCGCGGTGCACTTTCTCCGCTTCGAACTGCCGCCCGCGCAGATCCGCGCCCTGCATGCAGGTGCCGCGCTCGCGATCGGTGTCGATCACCCCGCCCTGGCGGCGGTCGTGGAACCCGTACCCGACGCCATCTGGCAATCCTTGTGTGGAGATCTGCGAGCTTGA
- a CDS encoding CNP1-like family protein, translating into MTLLQPIIRGGLVALVCFSAPAIAGLLTDLDPEWKEGEYTLPAPPRDAGLREFFVSSASPNHFYVDEDSIVVGDDGVVRYILVIRSAGGATNVTHEGIRCASGTWRLYATGRAGGQWSAVRDEEWKPIVGGAYNRPRAALSADHICDGPVPPRDRNEVLLRLRGEASTFMKSGK; encoded by the coding sequence TTGACGCTGCTGCAACCCATCATCCGCGGGGGCCTCGTGGCCCTCGTCTGTTTTTCGGCCCCGGCAATTGCCGGGCTCCTCACCGACCTCGATCCCGAGTGGAAGGAGGGCGAGTACACGCTGCCGGCGCCACCGCGCGACGCCGGTCTGCGCGAATTCTTCGTCAGCAGCGCGTCGCCCAACCACTTCTACGTCGACGAGGACAGCATCGTGGTCGGCGACGACGGCGTCGTCCGCTACATCCTGGTGATCCGCTCTGCCGGCGGCGCAACGAACGTCACGCACGAAGGCATCCGCTGCGCCAGCGGCACCTGGCGCCTGTACGCGACCGGACGCGCCGGCGGACAATGGTCCGCAGTGCGCGACGAGGAATGGAAACCGATCGTCGGCGGCGCCTACAACCGCCCGCGCGCGGCGCTTTCGGCAGACCACATCTGCGACGGCCCGGTGCCGCCCCGCGACCGCAACGAAGTCCTGCTGCGGCTGCGCGGCGAAGCCAGCACCTTCATGAAATCGGGAAAATAA
- the coq7 gene encoding 2-polyprenyl-3-methyl-6-methoxy-1,4-benzoquinone monooxygenase, whose protein sequence is MDQLIVEFDKALRTLFAPARSVRPVPGGDMPDTLLSDAQREHVAGLMRVNHCGEICAQALYQGQAIMSRDASVRRELEHASNEETEHLAWTEQRIAELGGRKSLLNPLWYSGSLALGMLAGRLGDRWNLGFLAETERQVEAHLGGHLDQLPAEDQKSRQIIGQMKVDEARHADTAIGLGAQELPGPVKAAMKLMARVMTTTAYRL, encoded by the coding sequence ATGGATCAGCTCATCGTCGAATTCGACAAGGCCCTGCGCACCCTGTTCGCCCCCGCGCGCTCGGTGCGTCCCGTACCCGGCGGCGACATGCCGGATACCCTGCTCAGCGACGCCCAGCGCGAACACGTCGCGGGTCTCATGCGCGTCAATCACTGCGGCGAGATCTGCGCCCAAGCCCTCTACCAAGGGCAGGCCATCATGTCGCGCGACGCCAGCGTGCGCCGCGAACTCGAGCACGCCTCGAATGAGGAAACCGAACATCTCGCGTGGACCGAACAGCGCATCGCCGAACTCGGCGGACGCAAGAGCCTGCTGAACCCCCTGTGGTACAGCGGTTCGCTGGCGTTGGGAATGCTGGCGGGGCGGCTCGGCGACCGCTGGAATCTCGGATTCCTCGCAGAAACCGAGCGCCAGGTCGAGGCCCATCTGGGCGGGCACCTCGATCAGCTGCCGGCCGAGGACCAGAAGTCGCGCCAGATCATCGGGCAGATGAAGGTCGACGAAGCGCGCCACGCCGACACCGCCATCGGTCTCGGCGCGCAGGAGCTTCCCGGCCCGGTCAAGGCCGCGATGAAGCTCATGGCGCGGGTCATGACGACCACCGCGTACCGGCTCTGA
- a CDS encoding OsmC family protein, whose protein sequence is MECTIKWVDGMTFLAETGTGHVVAMDGAPEAGGRNLAPRPMEMMLAGAGGCTAFDVVLILQRGRHDVRNCEVKLVAERAESDPKVFTRITFHFTVTGKGLKRETVERAVHLSAEKYCSASIMLAKTAEMVHEVTIVDVE, encoded by the coding sequence ATGGAATGCACGATCAAATGGGTCGACGGGATGACCTTTCTTGCCGAAACCGGCACCGGTCACGTCGTTGCGATGGACGGAGCCCCGGAGGCGGGCGGACGCAACCTCGCGCCGCGGCCGATGGAGATGATGCTGGCGGGGGCCGGCGGCTGCACGGCGTTCGATGTGGTGCTGATCCTGCAGCGCGGCCGCCACGACGTGCGCAACTGCGAGGTGAAGCTCGTGGCGGAACGGGCCGAATCCGATCCCAAGGTGTTCACGCGCATCACCTTCCACTTCACGGTGACCGGAAAGGGACTGAAGCGCGAAACGGTGGAACGCGCGGTGCATCTGTCGGCGGAGAAATACTGCTCCGCCTCGATCATGCTGGCCAAGACGGCGGAGATGGTCCACGAAGTGACGATCGTCGACGTCGAATAA